The Pseudanabaena yagii GIHE-NHR1 genome segment CACCAAAATAGCTGCAAAGAGTTACCTTGAATCGGCTTTAATTAAAGGAGCGATCTTCACACAGCAAAGGAATTCACGGCATACATATGGGGATTGCAAGGCGACAATTCTTGCAGGCTGGGCTGACTAGCCTGATTGGATGGCAATTTCTCACTCGCGATCGCGTGGCACTTGCCGCCGATCAATTTGTTCGTCAAGCTACGGGATCGACACAACGCAAGAGGGCGCTATTGATTGGGATTAATCAATATGAGGCAAAGGACGATTCCCAAAATAGCTCTCAAAATTTTTCGCAAAATAACCTAAGCGGCTGGTTGCCTTTGCATGGATGTGTCAATGATGTGGAGTTGCAAAGGGAGCTATTAATTTATCGCTTTGGATTTGCCCCTCAGGATATTGTCACCCTCACCGATCGCGAAGCAACGCGCACTAATATTAACAATGCCATTACCGAACATTTAGTAGCCCAGACCCTTCCCGATGACTTGGTGATGGTGCATTTTAGTGGACATGGTTCGCGATTGGGTAACTACAATACGCTGGTTCCTGTGGATAGTGGCTTACCGCAAAAGCTGGAAAATTTGCAAGATATTACGTTACGGGAATGGCAAAGCTGGTTAAAAGAAATTACTACGGATCGGCTCTTGTGTGTGATTGATGCAGGATTTTACTATCCGAATTTCTCAGCGATTGGTAACTTTCGCCTGCGATCGCGGATTGGGCGTAGTGATTGGCAAGCGCCACAGGAAATTCAACAAATTGAAAAGCAAGCGAGCGGCACATTTTTACGCGCCGCATCAGGAGAAATGCTCTGTGCCGATGCTCAATGGTCAGGATTTAGTAGTGGTGCATTTACTTACGCCTTAGTGCAACAACTCTGGCAAATTACCCCCGCTACGACGATCCATGTGGTCATGAGTAATTTGGCAACTACCCTCGATCGCAAAGCGCTGCACAATGACAACCTTTCGATTGATAAGCAAGTGGTGGCGATGGTAGAAGTGGATGCCGTGAAACAAAAAGCGATCGCGACCAATACATTTGCCGAATTGCTTTCAAATCCTGACCTTGGCTGCGATGGCGTGATCGTTAATGCCATTGATCGCCGTACTGCCGACATCAGCTTAGCGGGCTTACCAATCACCGTTTTAAGTAACTACATGGCAGGTTCAATCTTGCAGGTGTTACCCCCTAAAGTTGCAGATTTATCGCCCGTAACGAATGACTCTCAAGATACTGCAACTCCTCCGAAGCAGATTGCGACTAGTCCCCAGACAACAGTGCAAGTTAAATCACGCAATGGATTTAATGCCAAAGTTGAAGTCCTAAATGATTACAGCACTAATCAAAAACTGGCAACAGGACAACTCCTCCAAGAAGTCATGCGCGCTATTTCGCACAATGTCAAATTAGCGATCGCCCTTGATGCGGGCTTAAGCAAAATCGAGCGTGTTGATGCTACTAGTGCCTTTTCGACTTTACCAAATATGTTTGGGGTCAATGCTAATGAGCAATGCGCGGACTGTCTCTTTGGTGTGCAATCGGCAAGCTATGGCTTATTTACGGTCGGACATAATCCTATTCTTGGTTCTTTTGGTTCCGTTGGTGAATCCGTCGGCGTTGCCATTAAGCGACTGCAACCCTTTCTGGAAAGTCTCCTTGCCGCGAAACTAATTCGTGCTACCGAAAATCAAGCCACATCTCACCTCAATGTGAGAGTAACCCTCAAAGCTATGATTGGTGTTGATGAACGTTCCGTTACGCTTGCGAGCAAAGCCTCCGCAAGAGCCGATCTCGTTCCACTGAATAATGCGGCAAATAACACCGTTCGCACTAAGGCAATTAATATTGGCGATCGCCTAGAATGCCAAATCGAAAATTTCAGCGATCAACCTCTCTATGTGAGAATTTTTTGCCTTGATCCACGTAGCAAAGTCCTCACTCCCAATTTCATCGCTACCCCCTATGCCAATGATGGCGTAATTTCGCCTGCGGAAACTCTCACCATTCCCTATCCCAAAGCTCCCATGAATTGGGCAGTTTCCGCGCCACAGGGAATGGTTGATGTCCAAGTGGTAATTAGCCGATCGCCTCTTTTGCAAGTAGCTAAGACTTTAGAAGCATCACAACGTCAAGCCTCATCTCTCAACGGACTGATTGCAGTTCCTAACCCATTACAAGTTGCTCAAGCATTATTGGAAGATCTTGATCGCGCAGGCAAACCCTCTGAGTTTGGCAATCTCGCGAATATCAGTGATACATGGATGTTAGATGTCCAGCAATGGGCTACCTTCAACTTTAATTATCAAGTTGCCTAAGGCTCAACAACGCCCATAGTTTGTGGAAGCTCACCCCTTGGGGTGAGCTTCCACAAACTATTTATTTTATATGCCTAGCGATACAGGCGGCTATCACTACGTTTGCGGTCTAGCGCCAATCAGCCAACATTTCTATAATGGCTTCAGTAACAAATTGTAAATAACAAAAATGGCTGTTAAAAAAGAAGACCCCAAGCGATCGCGCGCTCGTCTGATTGGCAATGTCCTATTGCTAATCGGCTCAGCATTGCTCATAGTAAACATCTTTTTACCAAATCTCTTTGCTCCCGCTTTACCTCGTGTTCCCTATAGCCTATTCGTCCATGAAGTCGAAGAAGGTAATGTCGCACGGGTTTATATCGGACAAGACCAAATCAC includes the following:
- a CDS encoding caspase family protein, translated to MGIARRQFLQAGLTSLIGWQFLTRDRVALAADQFVRQATGSTQRKRALLIGINQYEAKDDSQNSSQNFSQNNLSGWLPLHGCVNDVELQRELLIYRFGFAPQDIVTLTDREATRTNINNAITEHLVAQTLPDDLVMVHFSGHGSRLGNYNTLVPVDSGLPQKLENLQDITLREWQSWLKEITTDRLLCVIDAGFYYPNFSAIGNFRLRSRIGRSDWQAPQEIQQIEKQASGTFLRAASGEMLCADAQWSGFSSGAFTYALVQQLWQITPATTIHVVMSNLATTLDRKALHNDNLSIDKQVVAMVEVDAVKQKAIATNTFAELLSNPDLGCDGVIVNAIDRRTADISLAGLPITVLSNYMAGSILQVLPPKVADLSPVTNDSQDTATPPKQIATSPQTTVQVKSRNGFNAKVEVLNDYSTNQKLATGQLLQEVMRAISHNVKLAIALDAGLSKIERVDATSAFSTLPNMFGVNANEQCADCLFGVQSASYGLFTVGHNPILGSFGSVGESVGVAIKRLQPFLESLLAAKLIRATENQATSHLNVRVTLKAMIGVDERSVTLASKASARADLVPLNNAANNTVRTKAINIGDRLECQIENFSDQPLYVRIFCLDPRSKVLTPNFIATPYANDGVISPAETLTIPYPKAPMNWAVSAPQGMVDVQVVISRSPLLQVAKTLEASQRQASSLNGLIAVPNPLQVAQALLEDLDRAGKPSEFGNLANISDTWMLDVQQWATFNFNYQVA